Part of the Siniperca chuatsi isolate FFG_IHB_CAS linkage group LG6, ASM2008510v1, whole genome shotgun sequence genome, AGGATACTACATAATATTTTAACTAACTTTCTAACCCTGCATCAAGGGATACAAGCACAAAAGCAAccagacaaaaaacaatcacaatAGTGTTTCAATTTAACTGCTGAAgtaatttttgtgtgtgtgttggccagGTCTCCAGCCTCCCAGCCTGTGGCTGTGGGATCAGGATTTCAGTTTAGGATGGATCCAGAATATGAACATCGCCTCCTCCGACAAATCAACATTCAGAATGACAATTTGAGCCCTGTTGTGagtctttatttttacttttctcctctccactgttagttgtttttctgtgttcttaataatgtaaatgttgtaCATCAGCACTGAACTTGTGGTATTATCAAGTTAGATTATAAATGAACTGATCAAAAAAGTGACCAAACTTCCATAGATTCATAAACAAATTACACTTAAAGATGATTTGTTGGTTTTGCAGAAACTGACACAGAGTCTGCATGGTCTGACACCCACTGGCTCTCCGCTATCCTCACCCAGTAAACATGGAGACAGATTCATTCCAACCAGAGCGGGGGCAAACTGGAATATCAACTTCCACAGGATCaatgtatgaacattttgtggGTAAAGTTGTTGAGGAGTGTGTATTTTGCAAGAAAATAATAGTATTCATGTGTATGACAAAAGTCTAAATATTACAGTGTGTTCAGGTAAAGTTGATTACTGTCTACTATCTTTGTGATTTTCAGGAAAATGAGAAGTCACCAAATcagaacagaaagacaaaggaTGCCTCTTCTGATAATATCAAaggtaaatacattttgtaaaggTTATTTTGGAAATTCTATTACTTGCTTATGTGCACCTAGGATTGTAGTGTTGTGCTCAggtataaattatatttttgtgcatgtagCAGATGGGCTGGCCTACTCTGCTTTGCTGAAGAATGAGCTGCTGGGAGCAGGAATAGAAAAGATCCAGGACCCCCAGACAGAGGACAGGCGCCTACAGCCATCAACCCCAGAGAAGAGAAGTCTCTTCACTGTATGGACATTTAATCTCATACTCCTTATGTACTGAATTATATTGCACATTGATCATACAATgtcagaacaaacacacaaacaatatgcTCTCTTGTCTTGAGTCTTGATTTGGGGggtaaaaaactaaatcaaagaGTACAATGCCACTATTCAGTCAGTGTACAGTTTTTCTTCAGTGgtttatgttattttaatgaCGCTGGTAGAGAATATGATGGGTTCTGCCTGTGTGTTCTTTGCAGTACTCACTCAATACCAAGAGGTCGTCACCAGACGACGGCACCAACCTCTCCCCCTACTCTCTATCACCTGTCAGCAACAAAAGGTAGAAGCACTTTAAAAAGAGTCTTGCTCTCTTATTGTTGATCTCACTGCAAACAACGAAATTGTACTTTTTGGCATCAGGGTTTCATAATGTCTGATTCTTCCTGCTGCAGTCAGAAATTGCTGCGTTCACCAAGAAAGCCAACTCGCAAGATCTCAAAGATCCCTTTTAAAGTCCTGGATGCTCCAGAGCTGCAGGATGACTTTTACCTCAACTTGGTGGACTGGTCGTCCCTCAACGTGCTCAGTGTCGGGCTGGGTACATGTGTTTATCTGTGGAGTGCCTGTACCAGCCAGGTACTGCAGAGTGTTTACGCAACTAATATTGGAACATGAATTTGaattgttttgatatttgtaaaaaatatatttgtgtttcttgCAGCATTCATTACTATGTTCTGCCACAGTGAATCGCTAGCTGATTTGTCTTTTCCTCAGGTAACAAGGTTGTGTGATTTATCAGTGGAGGGAGACTCAGTCACGTCAGTTGGGTGGTCCGAAAGGGTAAGTACACATAGCTTACTGCCTTCAGGAATCTGTCATGGTGGTTAATAGTTTTTGTTAATGAAAGGATTCTTCATGTTTTTAGGGTAACCTGGTTGCAGTGGGGACTCACAAAGGCTACGTACAGATCTGGGATGCTGGTGCTGGGAAGAAACTCTTTGCCCTGGAAGGACACACAGCTAGAGTTGGTGAGAACATTTGCCGTGTTTAAACTCTAATCGTGGGTTATAAAGTGCCTTAACAGGAAGGCTCAAGtctcaataaaaacaaaataactagAAATAGTCAGCATTAAGCTGAATTAATGCTTGACATTCTTCAGAGTTTTCTCCTGACAGAAATTATGCATTTTAGTCAAATGTTGAGTGTGAATCAGCATCAATTAAGCTGTGCTCTGTCCGCAGGAGCGTTAGCATGGAATGCAGACCAGTTGTCTTCGGGAAGCCGCGATCGTATGATTCTTCAAAGAGATGTGCGGACGCCTCCTCTCCAGTCAGAGAGACGGCTGCAgggacacagacaggaagtgtgtggcTTAAAGTGGAGCACTGACCATCAGCTGCTCGCATCTGGTGGCAACGACAACAAGGTACAGCTGTTATTGTTATAAACCTGCCTCTATCTGTGTGCATTTACTCAGTGTATTCATCGATGTGGTTGTTATTTGTCACACTCAGCTGCTGGTGTGGAACCACTCCTCACTGAGCCCAGTGCAAACATACATGGATCACCTGGCTGCAGTGAAAGCCATTGCCTGGTCCCCCCACCAGCACGGCCTTCTGGCCTCTGGGGGCGGCACTGCGGACCGCTGTATCCGATTTTGGAACACCCTGACCTCACAGCCGCTGCAGTGTATGGACACCGGCTCTCAGGTCTGCAACTTGGCCTGGTCCAAACATGCTAATGAGCTGGTAAGTGGCTCCAGATACACACTGTGCATGATTGATTTGCTGGCTAAGTTATAAAGAAACAAAGGTAACACTTGTATTAAGAATAAGGTGCTACATGGCATATTTTTAAGTATCAGCACAATACCTGTAAAAAAGTTGTGGTGATTATGCAAatgattatttaatgttttacatttgtacttaatttatatCAGTTTGCAGAGATTTCTCACTGTAACATTAGTCACCGTCTGTTAATCGACGCTGCCTATTCCTAAACCTACATCCACTGCAATTcagtgttaaaaacaacaagcaaacaagTCCATGGGGGTTCTTAAAAGCACTCTTAAAAGCATTGTGTATCCATGTTAATTGTGATACATTGGCACATTTCACCAAACCATGATTGAGACAATTGGTAGCCTCTCTCTTGTAAGGCAGTGCATAGGCCTTTACATATTTCCATATTTAATTGTGAGATGCTGTGGAAAATGTACCTGTTTCCACTGGAAGAAGTgtcgcctctttctgtttttatatttttggcacACAATGTAAAGTATGCATTGTTGAGACCAGCCCAACTGTCTGTCCATCGCTGAGAAGATggtgttgtttgtttgcagcaataatgaaaatgtgtcttaCTGTACTTGGTATGATTTATTAAAGGTGAATTAATAATACCTCTTTTTCCAGGTGAGCACTCACGGCTACTCTCAGAACCAGATCTTGGTGTGGAAATATCCAGCTCTCACTCAGGTTGCCAAACTCACAGGACACTCCTACAGAGTGCTCTACctggtcagtgtgtgttttctttctgatGGGAATCTTATCTTGATGTTGGCCATGTTGATGGAATAACTGGCCATATTTGATAAACACATCTGGCAGCTTCATAGATTagatttgaatttatttaaaaaaaatgttttatatattaggCCATGTCCCCGGATGGTGAGGCGATAGTGACAGGAGCTGGAGATGAGACCCTACGCTTCTGGAACGTATTCAGTAAAACAAGGTCAACAAAGGTGAGAAAGCCCTTTTTAGGAACAGCATTCTATAATTGCAGACCCCCTCGTATTGGCAAAACAGTTAACCAAGTTTCTCTATCTTTTGTTTCAGGAATCTGTATCAGTTTTAAATCTCTTCACCAGGATACGGTAACTTTAAGCAAATATTAAAACTCTAAAACTCGTAATTTGAGTGGATCCTGGCGTCACCACTGGATAGCTCATCAACATGGTGCTaaggacatacagtacaagctAAGACATCTTGTGACATTTTTTACAGAGGAAATGGCAGCGAGAACAACTGagcaagtttttttattttttttttcatgctaaCAGTTGTTTGGGAAATTCTTTCTGACTTTTGTGCTCTCATTATGaatgtagtattttttttttcttaaaaaaaatgtggatTGAAGAAATCATAGGCCTTACTTTAAAATATTGTGATACTATTTTCATTGTTGTGGAATCTGAAATGTAGAGAGAGCATTTTTAGTTTATGTTTAACTCAGGTCTTATTTATTTAACGCTGCAGTGAAAGCCATTGCAACTTTCACTGCAATGGCTTCAATGGAGAAAAATTCCATTACACATCAtgactaaaacataaaaactaaacataatCACCTACTAAGGCCTTTACAGTATTTGCACCATATTTACTGTGATCCTTAGAGTACTAAGGTTGGTTGAAATAATGCAGTTTTGCTCCTGTGGACAGAAAGTCTAATGCTGTGCATCTAGACATATACTACATGGTTGATTCTTTGTAGTAACGGAAGAAATAAAAGATGGAACTGAAGAACCGGTGTCGGACTtagtgtacattttctttttggcaTTACAAATACCATTACCATTTATTTTGTGGACTTCATTTTGTTTAGTTGCACTTTTGTTGTTAGATTAGATTTGGAAGTTTAAGCAGCTCAtctatatgaaaaaaatatgttgaatTGGCAGCAAGATTTTCCTTTTGAGTAGTCATTTTGGATGATGCAAAATTTAACATGCTTgaattttgtttatgttaattCAATATCATGTTTACAGATTCTGAGGTCAATTtgccatttttaatttttatttatttatgccaATTGAACAGTGCATAATAAAACATACTAACAAAAGTGATCATACCAGGAAGATAACCAAAgagtatttgaaaaataaaaataataataaatacagttGACTCAATGAATGCATTATGTACTTGTACAttatatctgtgtatgtgtgcaaaagtatacattttcaaactctgcttggtttttttttgtggtgcCATATTCAAAAAGTCCTTGTCATATCTAACCAAACCAAATTTAAGTGTGGAGTTAgtccatttatttttattaattgggatttaattaataaattaataaaaccacaTCCATAATACTCTGAAATCATGTAAACAACAGGGTACAACCATAGGCAGCGCTGCCTCAATGGATATGCGGAACTGTGGTGTGACCTATTAGACCTGTCTGGGAATTAGAAAATCCATGTAATGAAATCAGCAGTAATAAGACTGCTGATTTAACCAGTGAGTACTATAATGATAGAGaccataaatataaatacaaattttcaCAGGTGGATCAAAGGATCCCCAAACAAATGCAACAGGGTCTGCAGTTGCTGTTCCTAGTTACAAGGTGGGATTTATCAGGAGAACATCTGATTGTTTGAATGTGTATACTGCTGAATTGTTTGCCATGTTGATGGCATTAGAATGGACTGAACAGATTAGTTGtagcagtattttaatattagtAGTAGTGATTCTGTGTCGGCTCTTGCAAGCATTAAGACAGGTACAGCCAGAAGTCATCAGGATCTGCTTTATGAAATCTTCAATAACTCAAGAATAGTTAGGCAAGGGAAAAACATCACCTTCATGTGGGTCCCAGCACATTCAGGTATCCTGGGAAACGAGAAAGCAGACAAATTGGCAAAAGAAGCagtaaaaaaggaaatgttgaaatcagtattaaaatttcaaaatcaGGGGAAAAGCATAGTGTGGAGAAAGGTAAATCAACAATGGCAACAGCATTGTAATAATGCAATAAAGGGGAGACATTTACACTCAATCCAAAACAGAGTAGATGTGTTAAGAAGTGGGGGAACAAAAGGGAAAGAGCAAGTAATAATAAGCAGGCTGAGAATTGGTACACTTTCCATCatagaaaaacatttgacaggTCTTTGCGATCTATGCCATGAGGCTGAGACAGTAGAGCATGCCCTAATATCATGCAGGAAATTTACACAAGAAAGACAAGACATTATGACACAACTATGAAAAATAGCGCGGGTAGAGGACAACATTAAAAGTTTATTAGAGTGTGGAGACAGTGTTCCAGGGAGGAGAtggttatttagttttttaatgaTGACTGGACTGGAAAGACGGCTGTAAAATGAATGGACACTTAGGGAGAATACAACCTGAAGGTGGCAGTCATGCAACATCGTGGGTGCCAACTGCCGTAAAACctcgaagaagaagaagaagaagaagaagaagaagaagaagaagaagtcgtCAACGGATATGCTGACCGGAAGTAGTGTGAACAGGCGGGAAGTTGAAAGTTTAGAGTTTAGAATAGAgtatttcatataaaaaaattgtCCTTACATTAAAGTAAAACGCGTCTTCCACATGAGTAAGTTCAAGGACTAATAATTAGTTAAATGCGGTCAACGACTCGAGCAGTCTAAGCTAGCTGACGAGAATAGTAGCTAGCCCGTTGGTGTTGCTTGCTAACTGGCTAACAAGTTGTTTACTTTCTGTTGTCAGGATGGCGGACAAGAATCTTGTGCAGGAGTTGAAGCGATGGGCGACAGAGGAGTTCAATCTGCCCCCGGACAGCCTGCCAAATGACAGCTATTTTAAAACGTGGGTATCAAATTAGCTATACTTTCCCTACTATCACTGTTAATACTTAAACGTAGAGATCCTCACAATTGATGCTTACTTTGCAGCGTTGAACTAACGTAATCGTTTGTTTTCTAGGCTCTGTGTTGGGACAGGGAAGTCAATATGGAGATATGTAATCCAACACGTTTTTCAACAGAGGTTAGTCTTTACACTGCCTTCCTGTTCTGTAACCTTTAGGTCACTTAACATTACCTGTGGTTAGAGTACTGCTGACTTCTTGTATGTCATCCCATAACTCACTCAGCCCCTGTTTGTTTGGTCAGAATAAAGACCAGCATGGCATCTGATACATGGATTGGTCTCACAAtgactgtttctctgttttcccAGGAACGTGAGGATCATGCGTGGCAATCTCCAGTGGTATCCTTTCTGGCCCCGATTGAGGATTTTTACTTTACAATTGCCATGGCAACTTCATGTGTACATTTTGGTCATTTAGTTGCTCTTGTAAATTTCAGTGATAGATCACTTGCAGAAGAGAGTCAGGATCTTGCGCAAGACTTAttgctgtttgtatgtttatgttaaatatATCAATGTACAGTCTCTCTGGCACCACTTGGACACCCTGTCACTCATCATGCATGCATACAGTGTGCGCTTTCATGGGGGAACCCTGGGGGTCCATGGGTGTCCTTGGTTCAGACCTTGCTAGGGGCCTTTATGCTTCATCCTATTTcagctcctgctctctctctctttgtttcctgtcattTGTCTACTGTGCTGTCTTATACATACCCCAAAAATAACTTTACATATGCCCTTATACTTGGTGTCACTCAGTGTACACTGAGCCACCATGACTACTGTCTGTTTAGCATTTATCCAGTAATTTCCATGACATTATGATCTTCAAGGTACAAAGTTCTTCAAGACAAAGAGGTAGGCTGCAACTTGTTTTCCTACCTTGTGGTTTATTTCCATATGTCATAATTACCTGCTGGATGTAGTACTTGATTGATCTTGAGTGATCACACTTAATGACACACAATGCGGAATTAATTTCACAAAGAAAGCCACtgataaaatgaaatgtgtttttcatctgcTGGTGTTTTTGCATGCTCAGTTGAAGCAGTCTGAGGGCCAGAGTGAGGCTGCTAAGCAGAGAGAGCTTCAGAGGAAGATTgagcagctgagagctgagaTCAGTCACCTGGACTCGCAGATCAGTGGAACAGAGGAACAGTTGGCTACACAAGGTTAGTCCATCACATGCAGTAAGGGCTGGGTATCAGACCCAGACCTGATCAGACCACATTACCAGCTCATTGCTGATGTTTGCTTTTCTTCCATAGTTCAACAATGTTTAAAGTgatccccacacacacacacacacacacacacacacacatcagttatttatgtaattttaaatttttttttactatttactaACAGAGCAGTCCATCAGCCATACCTGGGCCCAGGTGGAGGACAGCCGGCGCAGAGAGCTGCTCCTACAGTCCTTTAGGCAGCGCTGCATCTTGGGCCGCACGGTGCTCTCTGATGACACACAAAAGATCAGTGAGCACTGCCAGGCGCTGGAACAAATGACCAGGTAAGGCAGAATATTGAAagtttaagtaaaataaaaattaatgaaGCGGAATCATTTACACATCCGTACTAATCATGTAGTACGCAAGTAAGAACTGTTTTGTGTATTGCAGGAAAGCAGAGATTGAAGTGCTGTTTGATAATAGGCCTTCTACCAGCAGCGATGGTGACAACTTCAACTCCAAAGCCGCAACAGAGGCACAGGTCCTGGTAAGAGTTGCCTAAGTCTGATCTGTATTTTAATGGAGTAGAGTTTAGAGTGCACTTTATCAAGCATATGCAGTGTCAGTGTATTGCTGCTATCCATTAGTGCATGCGTCCGTTAGGAAtccacaaaaataaagaatgaataGGCCAACTGACAAAAATACACAGTTACACAGTGGTCGTGTACAAATTCACTCCCTATTAAttatatagtgcactatatttacccTTCGTCATTTTATTCGAGTGTCCAAATTcgagtgtgagtgtgaaatgTATTCACTATATAGAGCCCTCAAAAAAATATTGCTAGaagaaaatagaatagaaaaaaaaactgctacTTTCTGCCAACAATCCGACAATGCAATGCTCTGTAGTTATGTGACTACAACTGCGAATTATGCCGATTCATGAGTGTATGAATTCTCAGTTTACTGCTTGCTATAGAGTAAACtgctgaatatatatatatatatatatatatatatatatatatatatatatatatatatatatatatatatatatatatatatatatatacacacagtattttATAGGGAGTAATGAATgagggagtgatttcggacacaaTTCGATTTTAGGTGGGAAATAGAAATGATTAGGTGATGGTGATTTCATAGTACTGCAGCTGGTGGACACGCACTGATTTGATGTTCCTTTGCCACCTGTTTAAAAGATCAGTTGAATTCTGCACATTTACCAGTAATATACCAGTTGATCAGCAATTATTCACACAAATCTGAGTAATGTAGACCAAGGTGCCTGTAATACATCAGTTGCTGACTGAAAGAAATCATcccatttcttttattttgtttccgTTAGCGTGAAGTGAGAGAGCTGTGTGACGACAGGGTCCACTTCTATCAGTCTTTACAAGAGAGCGAACTGAAAACAGCGCACTCTACAGCCAAACAGTAAGGACTACAGTCGATATAGTATTTGAGAAATCAACTATTAAAACAAACTGTCTTTCAGaatattgtcattttctttcttgaaTTAAtcacttttctctttgtttcctctCAGTATGACTCGCGAACAAACGACTGCTGTGTTTCAGTACTGGCTGAGTGCTGTGGAGGTTGGTGTATTTTGATCAAATCTCACTAAACATTTTGGTACTTGTGTGTGCATAAACACTGTTAAATTTTTACTTTGAATTAACATGTTGTTGCTTGTCATGTCATCAGAACCTGTTGAGTGGTTATCCTCCAAACCACGTCCTCTCAGCATTGGAGTATTTAGCCTCCAGAGAGCAGAAGGAACTAGAGGAGAAACTCACTTCTCTGGATGTGACACGGGATGTGACAGCTTTACGGTAAACTTCAACATTATTATAATGTTCTCTCTTCCTTTAAAACTATAAAAGTTTTTAGGTGTTAAGAGTATTTAACTAGAAATTTAATTGCAGGTTCCGCTATGAAAGCAATCACCTACTGGACATGTCAGCAGAAGAGGATAATGAGTTGCCAACGGTTAAGACCCTCTTAGAGgtgccaaacacaaacacatatgtacacacaataTAATATTCAGGAAGTTCACAGTGGTTttgtgattaaaacatttttatttgtggaatttgttGTTCTAGGCTGCTTGGGAAGAGGTGGAGCAGAGTTTGGTAGAACTGGCCCAGACGCGCTCCAGAGTCCAGCAGCTCCGAAACCAGTTGCACGCCCGCAAGAAGGAGGCTGAGCTGGAGGTGTCTGTTATTGCAGATGAGCTCCACAATGACACCATGGCACTGTAAGCTGACTCACTGTAGAGTTTACTGAAGAGGTTCCCACAAGTCATAAAAGAAGTGTATCATCCTAGGAATAATATTTTGGTTGTGGAATTTCAGACAACAAAAGTCAGGAAAAAGACGCAGAATTCTTTTTTAATTAGGAGCTCATTACTGTCAAGCATTTTTAACTGAAGACTAAACAATGTCTttctaattttctttcaatGTAGTCtcattcattgttttctgtctttattttgctATTTGTTTGCAAAGAATAGCTAATAGTCAAATTAGAGACTGATTTGATCTCAAAagaaaaacttgttttaaagaattgacatttgttttttctttgttgctgtCAGGTCTGCTCTAGAGGTGGAACTCCAGTGTGTGATGCAGACGGCAGCCAGGGATCATATCAGAGACCGGTGTATCCAACTTGACCAGCATGCCAGAAGCCGACAGGAGGCACTCAGGAACCTCCGCAGCCAGTGGCAGAGCATCCTTGACTTCCGACAACTAGTGGTTAGTGATTTGACTTTTTGAGACCTCTCATAACCTTTAATAATAatcatgcattttatttataggcGCCTTTCAAAGCACTCAAGGACACCTTACAGACACAGTTAAGAACAAACAGCAATGTATCAAGATAtgaaatctatctatctatctatctatctatctatctatctatctatctatctatctatctatctatctatctatctatctatctatctatctatctatctatctatctatctatctatctatctatctgtgtgGTTGTAGCCATATTGTTGCCAGTGTCACTCTTTGATCAAGCACTTTCTACATGTTTCAAAATATATCAGTAATTATTCAGGAAAATGTGCTCTTGATGATTTGGTTATAATTATTGCCAAACCTTTATGAACTTAAAATGCTGTGGTGTCAGTATTTCTCCAACATATATCATTAAACATGTTCTGTTATTGTGTCTCTCCAGGTTCTCAGACAGGAGCAGATCAGAGGTCTAATTAAAGGGAACTCCATGGCCAAGAAAGAGCTGATCCGTCTGCACACAGAGGTGTGGATGTTCTCCATCTATGACACTGAAGTACAGAGATATATATCATAAAAGATTTGCTTCATTCTGTgttgaaagaaatgttttggcCTCTTTCCGCAAGAaaatcattttcacaaaaaagcaaattttTGAACATCTGTTGAGGATTTCTATCCCTCTGTCTTGTTTCAGTTACAGGAATTTGTCCAGGGCGAGCTGGTGCCGCAGTTTAAAGATGTCACCACTGCAGCCAACAGTCTAAGGAACTCCATTTCCAGGGAGGCCAGACAGCTGGGAATGGTTTCGCT contains:
- the LOC122877968 gene encoding fizzy-related protein homolog isoform X2 translates to MSPASQPVAVGSGFQFRMDPEYEHRLLRQINIQNDNLSPVKLTQSLHGLTPTGSPLSSPSKHGDRFIPTRAGANWNINFHRINENEKSPNQNRKTKDASSDNIKDGLAYSALLKNELLGAGIEKIQDPQTEDRRLQPSTPEKRSLFTYSLNTKRSSPDDGTNLSPYSLSPVSNKSQKLLRSPRKPTRKISKIPFKVLDAPELQDDFYLNLVDWSSLNVLSVGLGTCVYLWSACTSQVTRLCDLSVEGDSVTSVGWSERGNLVAVGTHKGYVQIWDAGAGKKLFALEGHTARVGALAWNADQLSSGSRDRMILQRDVRTPPLQSERRLQGHRQEVCGLKWSTDHQLLASGGNDNKLLVWNHSSLSPVQTYMDHLAAVKAIAWSPHQHGLLASGGGTADRCIRFWNTLTSQPLQCMDTGSQVCNLAWSKHANELVSTHGYSQNQILVWKYPALTQVAKLTGHSYRVLYLAMSPDGEAIVTGAGDETLRFWNVFSKTRSTKESVSVLNLFTRIR
- the LOC122877968 gene encoding fizzy-related protein homolog isoform X1; this encodes MSPASQPVAVGSGFQFRMDPEYEHRLLRQINIQNDNLSPVKLTQSLHGLTPTGSPLSSPSKHGDRFIPTRAGANWNINFHRINENEKSPNQNRKTKDASSDNIKADGLAYSALLKNELLGAGIEKIQDPQTEDRRLQPSTPEKRSLFTYSLNTKRSSPDDGTNLSPYSLSPVSNKSQKLLRSPRKPTRKISKIPFKVLDAPELQDDFYLNLVDWSSLNVLSVGLGTCVYLWSACTSQVTRLCDLSVEGDSVTSVGWSERGNLVAVGTHKGYVQIWDAGAGKKLFALEGHTARVGALAWNADQLSSGSRDRMILQRDVRTPPLQSERRLQGHRQEVCGLKWSTDHQLLASGGNDNKLLVWNHSSLSPVQTYMDHLAAVKAIAWSPHQHGLLASGGGTADRCIRFWNTLTSQPLQCMDTGSQVCNLAWSKHANELVSTHGYSQNQILVWKYPALTQVAKLTGHSYRVLYLAMSPDGEAIVTGAGDETLRFWNVFSKTRSTKESVSVLNLFTRIR
- the LOC122877968 gene encoding fizzy-related protein homolog isoform X3; the encoded protein is MDPEYEHRLLRQINIQNDNLSPVKLTQSLHGLTPTGSPLSSPSKHGDRFIPTRAGANWNINFHRINENEKSPNQNRKTKDASSDNIKADGLAYSALLKNELLGAGIEKIQDPQTEDRRLQPSTPEKRSLFTYSLNTKRSSPDDGTNLSPYSLSPVSNKSQKLLRSPRKPTRKISKIPFKVLDAPELQDDFYLNLVDWSSLNVLSVGLGTCVYLWSACTSQVTRLCDLSVEGDSVTSVGWSERGNLVAVGTHKGYVQIWDAGAGKKLFALEGHTARVGALAWNADQLSSGSRDRMILQRDVRTPPLQSERRLQGHRQEVCGLKWSTDHQLLASGGNDNKLLVWNHSSLSPVQTYMDHLAAVKAIAWSPHQHGLLASGGGTADRCIRFWNTLTSQPLQCMDTGSQVCNLAWSKHANELVSTHGYSQNQILVWKYPALTQVAKLTGHSYRVLYLAMSPDGEAIVTGAGDETLRFWNVFSKTRSTKESVSVLNLFTRIR
- the haus5 gene encoding HAUS augmin-like complex subunit 5, translating into MADKNLVQELKRWATEEFNLPPDSLPNDSYFKTLCVGTGKSIWRYVIQHVFQQRNVRIMRGNLQWYKVLQDKELKQSEGQSEAAKQRELQRKIEQLRAEISHLDSQISGTEEQLATQEQSISHTWAQVEDSRRRELLLQSFRQRCILGRTVLSDDTQKISEHCQALEQMTRKAEIEVLFDNRPSTSSDGDNFNSKAATEAQVLREVRELCDDRVHFYQSLQESELKTAHSTAKHMTREQTTAVFQYWLSAVENLLSGYPPNHVLSALEYLASREQKELEEKLTSLDVTRDVTALRFRYESNHLLDMSAEEDNELPTVKTLLEAAWEEVEQSLVELAQTRSRVQQLRNQLHARKKEAELEVSVIADELHNDTMALSALEVELQCVMQTAARDHIRDRCIQLDQHARSRQEALRNLRSQWQSILDFRQLVVLRQEQIRGLIKGNSMAKKELIRLHTELQEFVQGELVPQFKDVTTAANSLRNSISREARQLGMVSLLALDCRTVEGMQRIPASLLSIHRLQSPTFSSLCQSLAFPLYRAPEELCSQTRSQQLELRFLSQLLQLHSATLQKIQKEAESLQASDQKALLSRVVEDDQKLLKALVPRVRGLTQRCAQGLSYGVQVKTAISYWWEKPAQHVLPEVSRGGLTFQQWLQRWKLAAKAS